A single window of Lathamus discolor isolate bLatDis1 chromosome 20, bLatDis1.hap1, whole genome shotgun sequence DNA harbors:
- the LOC136024289 gene encoding LOW QUALITY PROTEIN: olfactory receptor 6F1-like (The sequence of the model RefSeq protein was modified relative to this genomic sequence to represent the inferred CDS: substituted 1 base at 1 genomic stop codon) has translation MAISDICMSVEQALSSWPGSHTTAKGDYGFIXRMVHEEMSFGSFPLAELMDLNTWGYTANGTTVEEFILLGFPGTWHSRVSFVIVFALMYSLTVIGNTSIIALVWMNRNLHTPMYFFLCNLSFLEIWYTTGVVPKAIGVMLGTSQTISFSVCILQLFFLLSLGSTECFLLSVMAYDRYLAICYPLRYSSLMNSVISVRLALSSWLGGFLTISLLAFLTSRQTFCGPDVINHFLCDIDACLALSCSDRWPVELATFLVSIIVVVASCVVILVSYIYIIYFILRIQSARGRKKAFSTCSAHLSVITIWYGSIIFLYVKPSAQSNMDVKKIVNTLNTIVTPLLNPFIYTFRNKEVKQALGRAFQKK, from the exons ATGGCTATTTCAGACATCTGCATGTCAGTAGAGCAAGCACTGAGTTCCTGGCCAGGTTCACATACCACAG CCAAAGGGGACTATGGCTTCATTTAGAGGATGGTGCATGAAGAGATGTCGTTTGGATCATTTCCGTTAGCTGAGCTG ATGGACCTCAACACTTGGGGGTACACAGCAAACGGGACAACTGTGGAAGAATTTATCCTTCTTGGCTTCCCAGGCACGTGGCATTCCCGGGTCTCCTTTGTGATCGTGTTTGCACTGATGTACTCCCTGACAGTAATAGGCAACACGTCCATCATAGCCCTCGTGTGGATGAACAGGAACCTCCATACCCCAATGTACTTTTTCCTCTGTAATCTCTCCTTTCTGGAGATCTGGTACACTACGGGTGTTGTTCCCAAAGCCATTGGAGTCATGCTGGGGACTAGCCAGACCATCTCCTTCAGCGTCTGCATCCTCCAgttgttctttcttctctccctagGCTCCACTGAGTGTTTTCTCTTGTCTGTCATGGCCTATGACCGTTACTTAGCCATATGCTACCCTTTGAGATACAGCTCCCTCATGAACAGTGTCATCTCTGTTCGGCTGGCACTCAGCTCCTGGCTGGGAGGCTTCCTGACCATCTCACTTCTGGCCTTTCTGACATCCAGGCAGACATTCTGTGGGCCAGACGTCATCAACCATTTCTTATGTGATATAGATGCCTGCCTTGCCCTCTCCTGTAGTGACAGGTGGCCCGTGGAGTTGGCGACTTTCCTTGTCTCCATAATTGTTGTGGTGGCCTCCTGTGTGGTCATCCTGGTCTCCTACATATACATTATCTATTTCATCCTAAGGATCCAGTCAGCCCGTGGCAGGAAAAAGGCCTTTTCCACTTGCTCTGCCCATCTCAGTGTCATCACGATCTGGTATGGCTCTATCATCTTCCTGTACGTCAAGCCATCAGCCCAGAGCAACATGGATGTGAAAAAAATCGTGAATACCCTTAACACAATTGTAACTCCGTTGTTGAACCCCTTCATTTACACATTCagaaacaaagaagtgaagCAAGCTCTGGGGCGGGCTTTCCAGAAGAAGTGA
- the LOC136024290 gene encoding olfactory receptor 6B1-like has product MKQKNSTEFQEFILLGFPLMMELQMLLFVVFLVAYMLTILENLLIIILVKMNPQLHKPMYFFLCNLSFLEVWFTSVTVPKLLANFIVESKNISFGGCMTQLYFFSSFICTECVLLAVMAYDRYMAICNPLMYPVIMNHRLCIQLAACSWLIGFLASMLKVFFISQLSFCGSNIINHFFCDISPLLNMSCADMTTAEIVDFILALLILLIPLSIMIVSYIRIISTILNIPTTQGRKKAFSTCVSHLTVVVIFFSATLFMYARPKRIHPFDLNKLVSIAYSIVTPVLNPFIYCLRNQEVKEALKKIFRLSSIKVVP; this is encoded by the coding sequence atgaagcagaaaaacagcacGGAATTCCAGGAATTCATCCTCCTGGGATTTCCACTTATGATGGAACTGCAGATGTTGCTCTTTGTGGTATTCCTGGTGGCCTACATGCTGACCATCTTGGAAAATTTACTCATCATTATCTTGGTAAAGATGAACCCCCAGCTTCACAAGCccatgtatttctttctctgcaacCTCTCCTTCCTGGAGGTTTGGTTCACCTCAGTCACTGTCCCCAAACTGCTAGCGAATTTCATTGTTGAAAGCAAGAATATATCTTTTGGAGGCTGCATGACCCAGCTTTACTTCTTCAGCTCCTTTATCTGCACTGAGTGTGTCCTCCTTGCTGTCATGGCTTATGATCGTTATATGGCCATCTGTAATCCTCTGATGTATCCAGTCATCATGAACCACCGGCTCTGCATCCAGCTAGCCGCATGCTCCTGGCTCATTGGTTTCTTGGCCTCCATgctgaaagtatttttcatctctCAGCTGTCATTTTGTGGCTCCAACATCATCAACCACTTCTTCTGTGACATCAGCCCCTTGCTGAACATGTCATGTGCTGACATGACAACAGCGGAAATAGTAGATTTCATCCTGGCCTTGCTTATCTTGCTGATTCCCCTCTCCATCATGATTGTCTCCTACATACGCATCATCAGCACCATCCTGAATATCCCCACTACCCAGGGCAGGAAGAAAGCCTTCTCTACCTGTGTTTCTCACCTTACTGTAGTCGTTATCTTCTTTTCAGCCACTCTATTCATGTATGCCCGACCCAAGAGAATCCACCCTTTTGACTTAAACAAGCTGGTGTCAATTGCGTACAGTATTGTGACTCCCGTGCTCAATCCCTTCATTTACTGTCTGAGGAACCAGGAGGTTAAGGAGGCTTTGAAGAAGATCTTCAGACTGTCCTCCATTAAGGTAGTTCCTTAG
- the LOC136024291 gene encoding olfactory receptor 226-like has protein sequence MGCMTQLYFFLSLGNTECLLLAVMAYDRYVAICKPFHYSTIMRHTVCVYLTTGSWLIGFLIPGCKVFFISRLTYCGPNIINHFFCDVSPLLNLACTDLERAALMDFVAALFILLMPLSVVILSYTYIIFTVLHISSVQGRKKAFSTCVSHLIVVTVFYATSIFIYVRPKTLPVNDTNKIMSAFYAVVVPLFNPIIYCLRNKEMKDSLQKILLRKRLSLQKH, from the coding sequence ATGGGATGCATGACACAGCTGTACTTCTTCCTCAGCCTGGGCAACACTGAGTGTCTCCTCCTGGCTGTCATGGCATATGATCGCTATGTTGCCATCTGCAAGCCTTTCCATTACTCTACTATCATGAGACACACTGTCTGTGTCTACCTTACTACCGGATCTTGGTTGATTGGTTTCTTAATTCCTGGatgcaaagtattttttatcTCTCGGCTGACATACTGTGGACCCAACATCATCAAccatttcttctgtgatgtGTCTCCTCTCTTAAACTTGGCCTGCACAGATTTGGAAAGAGCGGCTCTCATGGATTTTGTGGCTGCCTTATTTATTCTCCTGATGCCTCTCTCTGTAGTGATCCTATCTTACACCTATATTATCTTCACTGTCCTTCATATTTCATCTGTACAAGGTCGCAAAAAAGCCTTCTCCACCTGTGTGTCTCACCTTATAGTGGTCACTGTCTTCTATGCAACAAGCATTTTCATCTATGTAAGGCCCAAAACTCTCCCAGTTAATGACACAAACAAAATCATGTCTGCTTTCTATGCTGTTGTTGTTCCTCTCTTTAATCCCATCATTTATTGCTTGAGGAACAAGGAAATGAAGGATTCTCTCCAAAAGATCTTGCTAAGAAAAAGACTTTCCTTGCAAAAACATTAG